The following nucleotide sequence is from Cryptosporangium aurantiacum.
CTCAACGGTCTCACTGAGAATGCGGGCGCGGAGCCGGGTCCGGACCTCCGGGGTGAAGGCACGCTCGGGCGGCAGGTAGGTGGGCTGCTGCGTCATGTCCTGTCCTTTCCGGCACGTGCGGGCACCGTTTCGATCTGGGGACCGAGCATTCGGGCGAGGCGGCTGGTGGCGCGGCTCACCCGTGATCGGACGCTGGGCTCGGCGATGCCCAGGACCGCCGCCGCGTCGGCGTAGGAGACGCCCGACCAGACGCAGAGCACGAGGGCCTCCCGCTCGGAGGGGGGAAGCTGCCTCGTCGCGTCGAGCACCACCGCCATCCGACGCTCGTCGTCGAGCTTCTCCGCGACGGCATCGGCGTGATCGGGACTGTCGAGAGGTGGGCCGGCGCGGGCGATCAGCGCCCTTCGACGACGTAACGAGCGGTGTTCGTCGTGGACGCGGTGAGTCGCCACCGTCAGCAGCCACGGCAACGCGGAGTCCCGGACCAGCGTGAGATCGGCGCGACGGCGCCAGGCCGCCAGGAAGACCGCCGAAGTCGCGTCCTCGGCCTGCGACCAATTCCCGGTCAGCCGGAAGCAGTGGTTGTAGACGGCCTGGCCATGCCGGTCGAAAAGCTCACCGAAGGCGTCTCGATCGCCAGCGGCCGCGTCGGACCAGAGCTGGCGGTCGCTAAGCGGATCGGAACTCGTCATGGTTACCTGTCG
It contains:
- a CDS encoding RNA polymerase sigma factor encodes the protein MTSSDPLSDRQLWSDAAAGDRDAFGELFDRHGQAVYNHCFRLTGNWSQAEDATSAVFLAAWRRRADLTLVRDSALPWLLTVATHRVHDEHRSLRRRRALIARAGPPLDSPDHADAVAEKLDDERRMAVVLDATRQLPPSEREALVLCVWSGVSYADAAAVLGIAEPSVRSRVSRATSRLARMLGPQIETVPARAGKDRT